In the Enterococcus saigonensis genome, one interval contains:
- the fosXCC gene encoding fosfomycin resistance hydrolase FosXCC, with protein sequence MIYGISHITFIVKDLDKATKFFKEIFEAKEIYSSEDKKFSISKEKFFLINDLWIAVMEGEEMEKSYNHIAFKIDESDYEMYLKRIENLGLEIKAGRKRVIGEGNSIYFYDYDNHLFELHTGTLETRLLRYQKEPTD encoded by the coding sequence TTGATATATGGAATTAGTCATATTACTTTTATTGTCAAAGACCTAGATAAAGCCACAAAATTTTTTAAAGAAATTTTTGAAGCCAAAGAAATTTATTCAAGCGAAGACAAAAAGTTTTCTATATCCAAAGAAAAATTTTTCTTGATAAACGACCTTTGGATTGCAGTTATGGAAGGAGAGGAAATGGAAAAAAGCTATAATCATATAGCATTTAAAATAGATGAATCGGATTATGAAATGTACCTTAAGAGAATAGAAAACCTTGGTTTAGAGATAAAAGCTGGGAGAAAAAGGGTTATAGGAGAGGGGAATTCAATATATTTTTATGACTATGATAATCATCTTTTCGAACTCCACACTGGAACATTGGAAACAAGACTTCTTCGCTACCAAAAAGAACCAACAGATTAA
- a CDS encoding DUF3658 domain-containing protein: MSSVIERYVAGEEVRIWYSYNPDELCGMYWLMKQLRPLNCQTTIYLVKLPAWEYGKENTMTSKIAWGEVSPGEWGKYITLQEKAKPVFLSACAMKWNQLQNENAPLRAMLNGKLQSVSEDIYDSFILREIAEQPEQFKMAIVIGNVLGKYQLGISDVWISNRIDKMLEDGVLEIIQDAPKGETNYRRILRKRMK, translated from the coding sequence TTGTCTTCGGTTATTGAACGATATGTAGCTGGAGAAGAAGTTCGTATTTGGTATAGCTATAATCCGGATGAACTTTGCGGTATGTACTGGCTTATGAAACAACTTCGACCATTAAACTGTCAGACAACAATTTATTTGGTTAAGTTACCTGCCTGGGAATATGGAAAAGAAAATACTATGACATCCAAAATAGCATGGGGTGAGGTTTCTCCTGGCGAATGGGGAAAATATATAACTCTACAAGAAAAAGCTAAGCCTGTATTTCTTTCAGCTTGTGCTATGAAATGGAATCAACTTCAAAATGAAAATGCACCTTTGCGTGCAATGCTAAATGGTAAATTGCAAAGTGTTTCAGAAGATATATATGATAGTTTCATTCTTCGTGAAATTGCGGAACAGCCAGAGCAATTCAAAATGGCTATTGTTATAGGTAATGTTTTAGGAAAATATCAACTTGGAATTAGTGATGTATGGATTTCTAATCGCATTGATAAAATGCTTGAAGATGGTGTGTTGGAAATTATACAGGACGCACCAAAGGGAGAAACAAATTATCGCCGGATATTAAGAAAACGAATGAAATAA
- a CDS encoding helix-turn-helix domain-containing protein: MKGATSIQERLWELRKDKGLNLEELSKLTGISKSALGSYEKEDFKEINHGNLITLADFYGVSVDYLLCRIENREQINTPLTELHLNDEMVALLKSGRINNRLLCELATHKDFIKFLADIEIYVDGIATMQIQNLNALVDTVRHEIIERYRPGEDDPHLKVLQAAHISDDEYFSHMVLDDLNLIIRDIREAHKKDSESAPQTTVADELKENLEAVENFKGSRDEKLVVLYCKQLGINYKNLSDEEFRWLIRILKKSKKMGTPISQRKKR; this comes from the coding sequence ATGAAAGGAGCAACAAGCATACAGGAACGCCTTTGGGAACTCCGCAAGGACAAAGGCTTAAATCTGGAAGAACTATCAAAGCTGACAGGCATTTCCAAATCAGCTCTTGGAAGTTATGAAAAAGAGGATTTTAAGGAAATCAATCATGGCAACCTTATCACGCTGGCAGACTTCTATGGGGTCTCTGTTGATTATCTACTGTGCCGGATAGAGAACAGGGAGCAGATCAACACACCATTGACGGAGTTGCATTTGAATGATGAGATGGTGGCACTGCTGAAAAGCGGTCGGATTAACAACCGTCTGCTCTGTGAGCTTGCTACACATAAAGATTTTATCAAGTTTCTTGCAGACATTGAGATTTATGTGGACGGGATTGCTACCATGCAGATTCAAAACCTCAATGCACTTGTCGATACCGTCCGGCATGAAATCATTGAACGGTATCGCCCAGGCGAAGATGACCCGCATTTGAAAGTGCTGCAAGCCGCCCATATCAGTGATGATGAGTATTTCAGTCACATGGTTCTGGATGACCTCAACCTGATTATCCGGGATATTCGGGAAGCCCACAAAAAGGACAGTGAGAGTGCGCCCCAGACCACCGTTGCCGATGAATTGAAAGAAAATCTCGAAGCAGTCGAAAATTTCAAGGGCAGCCGGGATGAAAAGCTGGTTGTCCTTTACTGCAAGCAGCTCGGTATCAACTATAAAAATCTGTCAGACGAAGAATTTCGCTGGCTGATTCGGATTCTCAAAAAATCAAAGAAAATGGGAACGCCTATCAGCCAGAGGAAAAAACGGTAA
- a CDS encoding DeoR family transcriptional regulator encodes MNFEFMTIDTPLPPCMPFPRALTGFPVSSTAKVMYCRMLDAMLSKEQEDENGILFVCFPVTAIAAVLSRSPMTVKRSLNELENAGLIMRVRQGVGEPNRIYVLIPGKEDAALA; translated from the coding sequence ATGAATTTTGAATTTATGACGATAGACACACCATTGCCGCCCTGTATGCCATTTCCCAGAGCGTTGACAGGATTTCCAGTCAGCAGCACCGCAAAGGTCATGTACTGCCGGATGCTGGACGCTATGCTATCCAAAGAGCAGGAGGACGAGAACGGAATCCTGTTTGTCTGCTTCCCTGTCACAGCCATTGCCGCAGTCCTGTCCCGCAGTCCCATGACGGTCAAGCGTTCTCTGAATGAACTGGAAAACGCCGGACTTATCATGCGGGTGCGTCAGGGCGTGGGAGAACCGAATAGGATTTATGTGCTGATACCGGGAAAGGAGGACGCTGCCCTTGCCTGA
- a CDS encoding DUF3847 domain-containing protein, whose amino-acid sequence MPDTSKLEKLNRELEKSEKKLRKAINDEKALQHQLKQLTRKERTHRLCTRGGMLESFLQEPERLTDDDVMLLLKLIFHRQDTQELLKKMLEREKPETP is encoded by the coding sequence TTGCCTGATACCTCGAAGCTGGAAAAGCTCAACCGGGAGCTGGAGAAAAGCGAAAAGAAACTGCGGAAAGCCATCAATGATGAAAAGGCATTGCAGCACCAGTTAAAGCAGCTTACCCGAAAGGAACGGACGCACCGGCTCTGCACTCGTGGCGGTATGCTGGAAAGTTTTCTGCAAGAGCCGGAACGCCTAACAGATGATGATGTCATGCTGTTGTTGAAACTCATTTTTCACAGGCAGGACACGCAGGAACTATTGAAAAAAATGCTGGAACGGGAGAAGCCGGAAACCCCTTAG
- a CDS encoding CPCC family cysteine-rich protein, producing MKKYQCPCCGYFTYNVPANEDCGYICPVCFWENDPFIASDNEPSDSNHGITLKEAKSNFSKFGACEKEMLCYVRPPRDDEKEIS from the coding sequence ATGAAAAAATACCAATGTCCTTGCTGCGGATATTTTACCTATAATGTTCCGGCAAATGAAGATTGTGGGTATATTTGCCCCGTTTGTTTTTGGGAGAATGACCCGTTCATTGCTTCTGATAACGAACCAAGCGACTCTAATCATGGAATAACGCTAAAAGAAGCGAAATCCAATTTCTCAAAATTTGGTGCTTGTGAAAAAGAAATGTTATGTTATGTCCGACCACCAAGAGATGATGAAAAAGAAATTTCATAG
- the mobQ gene encoding MobQ family relaxase, whose product MPCPHNEITIVQRSQRQSAVAAAAYQSGEKLFCEYDQQVKHYPEKRGIVHNEILLPPNAPQEYADRNTLWNAAEAVEKQWNSQLARRWVLTIPREIPPDQYAVLVREFCQKQFVSKGMIADFAIHDPHPPGHNPHAHVMLTMRAMDEHGKWLPKSRKVYDLDENGERIKLPSGRWKSHKEDTVDWNDQKYCEIWRHEWEVIQNRYLEANDRPERVDLRSYARQGLDIVPTVHEGAAVRQMEKRGIQTNIGNLNREIRAANSLMKSIRQLIQNLKGWITELGEKRKELLAQKAAEEATLLPNLLMKYMEIRKEERKDWTRAGQNRGTSQDLKAVSEALSYLRQKGLSTVEDLEAFLESSGKSAADYRNQMKPKEARSKVIDGILASQTACKECKPVYEKYQKIFFKKTKEKFKQEHPEVARYAKAAAYLAKHPDDKDSTQKELQEEQEKLLSEIAELKEPLTEVQADLKKLRDIRYWVRKATPGTEESKEPPKKQPIKEVLQDKADEKKAQRTVPAQTKHKQQDMEL is encoded by the coding sequence ATGCCCTGTCCACACAACGAAATCACGATTGTTCAGCGCAGTCAGCGGCAGTCTGCGGTTGCCGCCGCTGCTTACCAGAGTGGCGAAAAACTGTTCTGTGAATATGACCAGCAAGTGAAGCACTACCCGGAAAAGCGTGGTATCGTCCACAATGAAATCCTGCTCCCACCTAATGCCCCACAGGAATATGCAGACCGCAATACTTTGTGGAACGCCGCCGAAGCGGTGGAAAAACAATGGAACTCCCAGCTTGCAAGGCGGTGGGTGCTTACCATCCCCAGAGAGATACCGCCCGACCAGTATGCTGTCCTTGTCCGGGAGTTTTGCCAGAAGCAGTTTGTTTCCAAAGGCATGATTGCTGACTTTGCCATCCATGACCCCCATCCGCCGGGACACAATCCCCACGCCCATGTCATGCTCACTATGAGGGCAATGGACGAACATGGAAAATGGCTTCCCAAGAGCCGCAAGGTTTATGACCTTGACGAAAACGGGGAACGGATAAAACTTCCGTCCGGCAGATGGAAAAGCCACAAGGAGGATACGGTGGATTGGAACGACCAGAAGTATTGCGAAATCTGGCGGCATGAATGGGAGGTCATCCAGAACCGCTATCTGGAAGCCAATGACCGTCCGGAGCGTGTGGACTTGCGTTCCTATGCCAGACAGGGGCTTGATATTGTCCCCACTGTCCATGAGGGGGCTGCTGTCCGGCAGATGGAAAAGCGTGGTATCCAGACGAATATCGGAAACCTGAACCGGGAAATCAGAGCCGCCAACAGTCTGATGAAGTCCATCCGGCAGCTTATCCAAAACCTCAAAGGCTGGATTACCGAGCTGGGAGAAAAACGGAAAGAGCTGCTTGCACAAAAGGCGGCGGAGGAAGCGACACTTCTTCCCAATCTGCTGATGAAGTACATGGAGATACGAAAGGAAGAACGGAAGGACTGGACAAGGGCTGGACAGAACCGGGGGACTTCACAGGACTTAAAGGCAGTCAGCGAAGCCCTGTCCTATCTTCGGCAAAAGGGGCTTTCCACTGTGGAGGACTTAGAAGCATTTCTGGAATCTTCCGGGAAATCAGCCGCAGATTACCGCAATCAGATGAAGCCAAAGGAAGCCCGCAGCAAAGTGATTGACGGGATTCTTGCCAGCCAGACAGCCTGCAAGGAATGTAAGCCTGTCTATGAGAAGTACCAGAAGATATTTTTTAAGAAAACAAAGGAGAAATTCAAACAGGAACACCCGGAGGTTGCCCGGTATGCGAAAGCCGCCGCCTACCTTGCCAAGCACCCAGACGATAAGGACAGTACCCAAAAGGAGCTGCAAGAGGAGCAGGAAAAACTTCTCAGCGAAATCGCAGAGCTGAAAGAACCTTTGACCGAGGTACAGGCTGATTTGAAGAAGTTGCGGGACATCCGCTACTGGGTACGGAAAGCTACACCCGGCACAGAAGAAAGCAAAGAGCCGCCCAAGAAGCAGCCTATCAAGGAAGTCTTGCAGGATAAGGCTGACGAGAAAAAAGCACAAAGAACTGTCCCGGCACAGACGAAACACAAACAACAGGATATGGAACTTTAA
- a CDS encoding CHC2 zinc finger domain-containing protein — protein MNVFEAVKQSVTTRQAAEHYGIHVGRNGMACCPFHNDKTPSMKLDRRYHCFGCGADGDVIDFAAALYGLAKKEAAVQLANDFGLSYEDWKPPGKAKKPKPRQKSPEEQFQEAKNRCFRILADYLHLLRAWRTEYAPHSPEEAFHPRFVEALQKQAHVEYLLDVLLFGETEEKAALIADYGKDVIQLEQRMAELAAADAARTKKHHERHAAAPEH, from the coding sequence TTGAATGTATTTGAAGCTGTGAAGCAGTCCGTCACAACAAGACAGGCTGCGGAGCATTATGGAATCCATGTAGGTCGGAACGGGATGGCTTGCTGCCCGTTCCATAATGATAAAACCCCAAGCATGAAGCTGGATCGGCGTTACCACTGCTTCGGCTGCGGTGCGGATGGGGATGTGATTGATTTTGCCGCCGCCCTGTATGGGCTGGCAAAGAAAGAAGCCGCCGTACAACTGGCAAATGACTTTGGGCTTTCCTATGAGGACTGGAAACCGCCGGGAAAGGCAAAAAAGCCCAAGCCCCGGCAGAAATCCCCGGAGGAACAGTTTCAGGAAGCAAAGAACCGCTGCTTCCGTATCCTTGCCGATTATCTCCACCTGCTTCGGGCATGGAGAACGGAATATGCCCCGCACTCCCCAGAGGAAGCCTTTCATCCCCGGTTTGTGGAAGCCTTACAAAAGCAAGCCCATGTGGAATATCTGCTGGATGTGCTGCTGTTCGGGGAGACAGAGGAAAAAGCGGCTTTGATTGCGGACTACGGAAAGGATGTGATACAGCTTGAACAGCGAATGGCAGAGCTTGCAGCCGCAGACGCAGCAAGAACTAAAAAACACCATGAACGCCATGCAGCCGCCCCAGAGCATTGA
- a CDS encoding virulence-associated E family protein, giving the protein MNSEWQSLQPQTQQELKNTMNAMQPPQSIEEIKAGLETTEKGGVRQSIRNCLTVFQRDPLLSGAIAYNILTDRKDIIKPIGFHRESTALNDTDMKYLLLYLEETYGLTNEKKIDNAIGIVANENKYHPIRDYLSALVWDGTERIRFCLRHFLGADADDYTYEALKLFLLGAISRAFQPGCKFEIMLCLVGGQGAGKSTFFRLLAVRDEWFSDDLRKLDDDNVYRKLQGHWIIEMSEMMATANAKSIEEIKSFLSRQKEVYKIPYETHPADRPRQCVFGGTSNALDFLPLDRSGNRRFIPVMVYPEQAEVHILEDEAASRAYIEQMWAEAMEIYRSGRFKLAFSPDMQRYLKEHQRDFMPEDTKAGMIQAYLDRYTGSMVCSKQLYKEALNHAFDEPKQWEIREINEIMNQCISGWRYFPNPRMFSEYGRQKGWERENPATDSGNPSEKTMDGFVEVTEQMELPF; this is encoded by the coding sequence TTGAACAGCGAATGGCAGAGCTTGCAGCCGCAGACGCAGCAAGAACTAAAAAACACCATGAACGCCATGCAGCCGCCCCAGAGCATTGAGGAAATCAAGGCGGGGCTGGAAACCACCGAGAAAGGCGGTGTCCGCCAGAGCATACGGAACTGCCTGACCGTATTCCAGCGTGACCCTCTGCTTTCCGGGGCTATCGCATACAACATCCTGACCGACCGCAAGGACATCATAAAGCCCATCGGTTTTCACAGAGAAAGCACAGCCCTGAACGATACGGATATGAAGTATCTGCTTCTCTATCTGGAAGAAACCTATGGGCTTACCAATGAGAAAAAGATTGATAATGCCATCGGGATTGTGGCGAATGAAAACAAGTACCATCCCATCCGGGACTACCTAAGTGCCCTTGTGTGGGACGGGACAGAACGAATCCGTTTCTGTCTGCGGCACTTTCTGGGGGCTGACGCAGACGATTACACCTATGAAGCGTTGAAGCTGTTCCTGCTGGGTGCAATCTCACGAGCCTTTCAGCCGGGGTGCAAGTTTGAAATCATGCTTTGTCTGGTAGGCGGTCAGGGGGCTGGAAAGTCCACCTTCTTCCGTCTGCTGGCAGTCCGGGACGAGTGGTTCTCCGATGATTTGCGGAAGCTGGACGATGACAATGTGTACCGTAAGCTGCAAGGTCACTGGATTATCGAAATGTCGGAAATGATGGCAACCGCAAACGCCAAGAGCATTGAGGAAATCAAGTCATTTTTAAGCCGGCAGAAAGAGGTTTACAAGATACCCTATGAAACCCACCCAGCAGACCGCCCCCGTCAGTGCGTGTTTGGCGGCACTTCCAATGCCCTTGACTTCCTGCCCCTTGACCGTTCCGGCAACCGCCGCTTTATCCCCGTCATGGTGTACCCGGAGCAAGCCGAGGTTCACATTTTGGAGGACGAAGCCGCTTCCAGAGCCTATATCGAGCAGATGTGGGCGGAAGCGATGGAGATTTACCGAAGCGGCAGGTTCAAGCTGGCTTTCAGCCCCGACATGCAGCGGTATCTGAAAGAACACCAGCGGGATTTTATGCCGGAGGACACCAAAGCCGGAATGATACAGGCGTATCTTGATAGGTACACCGGGAGCATGGTCTGCTCCAAGCAGCTCTATAAGGAAGCCTTGAACCATGCCTTTGACGAGCCGAAGCAATGGGAAATCCGGGAAATCAACGAGATTATGAACCAGTGCATTTCTGGCTGGCGGTACTTCCCGAACCCAAGAATGTTTTCCGAATATGGCAGACAAAAGGGCTGGGAGCGTGAAAACCCGGCAACGGACTCCGGCAACCCGTCTGAAAAAACGATGGACGGTTTTGTGGAGGTCACAGAACAGATGGAGCTTCCGTTCTGA
- a CDS encoding recombinase family protein: MMNEMEYRTIGSALAGGYRAAVYCRLSKDDDLQGESASIANQRDMLEKYCEKQGWEVVAVYQDDGFTGLNMERPDLQRMLRAIERRQINLVITKDLSRLGRNYLQTGHLIEDFFPRNGVRYIAMNDGIDTLRDNNDIAPFKNILNEMYSKDISKKVHSSYLLKAQKGQFTGCLAPFGYRKDPEDKNHLLIDEETAPIVRLIFGYALNGHGPNYIRRRLEEEKIPCPTWWNRERGLRNTRTKWEKKDPEKGRYMWDFSVIKDLLMNPVYTGAIASQKKDYRFKIGTIGEKKPEDWIVVEGQHEPLIDRMSFDIVQNKLKSRQRPGQTNEISLFAGLIKCGECGKSLTIRYTNAKHPQQIYSCKTYNAFGKNHCTQHRIDYDTLCSHVLRKIRECARAALMDGKAVADRLTNTCEAEQREQREAMERSLTRDEERIEVLDKMVMRLYEDMIAGRISEQNFNTMLEKTQTEQTELKAKVSEGRKRLSDEAQLANDAKQWVEAIQEYANITELDAATLNRLIKEIVVHERIDEDKTRHISIEIHFNLKPIPEVEQVTA, translated from the coding sequence ATGATGAACGAAATGGAATACAGAACAATCGGTTCGGCACTTGCCGGAGGGTATCGTGCAGCGGTCTATTGCAGGCTGTCAAAGGACGATGACCTGCAAGGCGAAAGTGCCAGTATCGCAAACCAGCGTGATATGCTGGAAAAATACTGCGAAAAGCAGGGATGGGAGGTTGTGGCAGTCTATCAGGACGATGGCTTCACAGGTCTTAATATGGAGCGTCCTGATTTACAGAGAATGTTGAGAGCCATTGAGCGCAGGCAAATCAACCTTGTCATCACGAAAGACCTCAGCCGACTGGGGCGGAACTATCTGCAAACCGGGCATTTGATTGAGGACTTTTTCCCAAGAAACGGTGTCCGCTATATCGCCATGAATGACGGTATCGACACCCTGCGGGATAACAACGATATTGCCCCGTTCAAGAATATCCTGAACGAGATGTACAGCAAGGATATTTCCAAGAAAGTCCATTCCTCTTATCTTCTGAAAGCGCAGAAAGGACAGTTTACCGGGTGTCTTGCCCCGTTTGGGTATCGGAAAGACCCGGAGGACAAAAACCATCTGCTCATTGACGAGGAAACCGCCCCGATTGTGCGACTGATTTTCGGATATGCCCTGAACGGTCATGGTCCGAACTATATCCGCAGACGGCTGGAGGAAGAAAAAATCCCCTGCCCCACATGGTGGAACCGGGAACGGGGGCTTCGCAATACCCGCACCAAATGGGAAAAGAAAGACCCAGAAAAAGGACGGTATATGTGGGACTTCTCCGTTATCAAAGACCTTTTGATGAATCCCGTCTACACCGGGGCGATTGCTTCCCAGAAAAAAGACTACCGTTTCAAAATCGGCACGATTGGGGAAAAGAAGCCGGAGGACTGGATTGTGGTGGAGGGACAGCATGAACCGCTGATTGACCGCATGAGCTTTGACATTGTGCAGAACAAGCTGAAATCCCGCCAGCGTCCGGGGCAGACCAATGAAATCAGCCTGTTTGCCGGATTGATAAAATGCGGCGAGTGTGGGAAGTCGCTGACGATACGCTACACAAACGCAAAACATCCCCAGCAGATTTATTCCTGCAAGACCTACAATGCCTTTGGAAAGAACCACTGCACCCAGCACCGGATTGACTATGACACCCTTTGCAGCCATGTGCTGCGGAAAATCAGGGAATGTGCCAGAGCTGCCCTGATGGACGGGAAAGCGGTTGCCGACCGCCTGACTAATACCTGTGAAGCCGAGCAGCGGGAACAGCGGGAAGCAATGGAACGCTCCCTTACAAGGGACGAGGAACGGATTGAGGTTCTGGATAAAATGGTCATGCGGCTTTATGAGGATATGATTGCAGGGCGTATCAGTGAGCAGAATTTCAACACCATGCTGGAAAAGACACAGACCGAGCAGACGGAGCTTAAAGCAAAAGTGTCCGAGGGCAGGAAGCGGCTGTCCGATGAAGCCCAGCTTGCCAATGACGCAAAACAATGGGTGGAAGCCATTCAGGAATATGCCAACATCACAGAGCTGGACGCAGCCACCCTTAACCGCTTAATCAAAGAAATCGTCGTGCATGAGCGCATTGACGAAGATAAAACAAGACACATTTCTATCGAAATTCATTTTAATCTCAAACCCATCCCAGAGGTGGAACAGGTCACTGCCTGA
- a CDS encoding VirB6/TrbL-like conjugal transfer protein, CD1112 family yields MFGIFDKIEEFFKELLLGGIQANLESMFIDINDKVGAVATDIGKTPMGWNSEVFNFIKSINDSVIIPIAGLIITAVLCIELINMVMQKNNMHDTDTFEFFKYMIKMWIAVWLVSHAFTFSMAVFDVAQHLVNQAAGVINTSAAVSGDQIVQMVEGLKDKGLGELVMILFETSLVKVAIQVMSVVIMLVVYGRMFEIYVYCSVSAIPFATMGNKEWGQIGTNYIKGLFAIGLQGLFLIICLGIYAVLVKTIKITDIHASTFMILGYALLLGLMMLKSGTLAKSVLNAH; encoded by the coding sequence ATGTTTGGTATTTTCGATAAGATAGAGGAATTTTTTAAAGAGCTTCTTCTCGGAGGTATCCAAGCAAATCTTGAGTCAATGTTTATCGACATTAATGATAAAGTCGGAGCAGTAGCAACCGATATAGGCAAGACACCAATGGGATGGAACTCAGAGGTATTTAACTTTATTAAGAGTATCAATGATAGTGTCATTATTCCAATTGCAGGTTTAATCATTACAGCAGTTTTATGTATTGAACTGATAAATATGGTTATGCAAAAGAATAATATGCACGATACAGATACCTTTGAGTTTTTTAAATACATGATAAAGATGTGGATAGCGGTATGGCTAGTATCTCATGCCTTTACATTCTCAATGGCAGTATTTGATGTTGCACAACACCTTGTAAATCAGGCGGCAGGAGTAATCAATACTTCTGCTGCCGTTTCAGGTGATCAAATTGTTCAGATGGTTGAGGGATTAAAAGACAAAGGACTTGGAGAACTGGTGATGATACTCTTTGAAACCTCGCTTGTTAAAGTTGCAATACAGGTTATGTCGGTAGTCATAATGCTAGTTGTCTATGGCAGAATGTTTGAGATATATGTTTACTGTTCAGTTTCAGCAATTCCATTTGCCACTATGGGAAATAAGGAGTGGGGACAAATTGGAACAAACTATATCAAAGGTCTATTTGCTATTGGGCTTCAAGGCTTATTCTTGATTATATGCTTGGGTATTTATGCAGTTTTAGTAAAGACGATAAAGATAACGGACATTCATGCAAGTACCTTTATGATATTAGGCTATGCATTACTTCTTGGTCTAATGATGCTAAAGAGTGGAACGCTTGCAAAGAGTGTATTAAACGCACATTAA
- a CDS encoding PrgI family protein has protein sequence MGYVPIPKDLKKVKTKVAFNLTRRQLIGFTLAGLVGIPVYLFMRKFMPNDIAILFLIVSTLPIFFVTLFEKDGLTFEKYFKHIYLHKFYQPQKRVRKEVYLEQEKKITANSIRKKSKGIKGKQKKPEKRKAD, from the coding sequence ATGGGCTATGTACCAATTCCCAAAGATTTAAAAAAGGTAAAAACAAAGGTAGCCTTTAACCTTACAAGAAGACAATTAATTGGATTTACACTTGCTGGACTGGTTGGTATACCAGTCTATTTATTTATGAGAAAGTTTATGCCAAATGATATAGCGATACTGTTTTTAATTGTATCAACGCTTCCAATCTTCTTTGTAACACTATTTGAAAAAGATGGACTTACCTTTGAGAAATATTTTAAGCACATATATCTACACAAGTTTTATCAACCACAGAAGCGAGTGAGAAAGGAGGTTTACCTTGAACAAGAAAAGAAAATTACAGCAAATTCAATTAGAAAAAAATCAAAAGGTATTAAAGGAAAACAAAAGAAACCTGAAAAAAGAAAAGCTGACTAA